A section of the Babylonia areolata isolate BAREFJ2019XMU chromosome 1, ASM4173473v1, whole genome shotgun sequence genome encodes:
- the LOC143287679 gene encoding mitochondrial thiamine pyrophosphate carrier-like, whose product MVGFSPHESIRLSKSEYAAAGAISGSLTRCVSQPLDVVKIRFQLQVEPIAKGHNSKYTSVGQAIFSIVREEGWRALWKGHIPAQVLSITHGTVQFSSFEIFTKTAWYFLPEKLTTSNWRPVTHTVCGSLSGCVAVFIVHPIDVMRTRLVAQGEPKIYTSLGDAYRKILMKEGVMGFYKGLIPSLMQIAPQRGLQFGFYSLFTGLWNKTKGVWFDSAPGYTESLLCGSSAGVASKFIVFPLDVAKKRLQVQGFESARQKFGVTQQYSGMASCLVQVARDQGLRGLYKGLTPGLLKSALMAGCNFSVYEEVCHLMAVLRARW is encoded by the exons ATGGTTGGATTCAGTCCTCACGAGTCTATCAGGCTGTCCAAGAGTGAGTACGCAGCTGCTGGAGCTATCAGTGGGTCACTAACGCGCTGTGTTTCTCAACCCTTAGATGTTGTcaaaatcagatttcag CTGCAAGTGGAACCCATTGCTAAGGGGCACAACTCCAAGTACACAAGTGTAGGTCAGGCCATCTTCAGCATTGTGCGGGAGGAGGGATGGCGAGCACTGTGGAAAGGACACATTCCTGCCCAGGTTCTCTCCATCACCCATGGCACCGTTCAG TTCTCATCATTTGAAATCTTCACCAAGACTGCGTGGTACTTCTTGCCAGAGAAACTGACCACCTCCAATTGGCGCCCTGTCACGCACACAGTGTGTGGCAGCCTGAGTGGTTGTGTGGCCGTTTTCATTGTCCACCCCATTGACGTGATGCGCACACGGCTTGTTGCTCAGGGAGAGCCCAAG ATATATACCAGCCTTGGTGATGCCTACCGCAAGATCCTGATGAAAGAAGGGGTGATGGGCTTCTACAAAGGGCTCATTCCATCCCTGATGCAGATAGCACCCCAAAGAGGCCTGCAGTTTGGGTTCTACTCCCTCTTCACCGGCTTGTGGAACAAGACAAAGGGGGTCTGGTTTGACTCAGCACCAG GTTACACGGAAAGCTTACTCTGCGGCTCCAGCGCAGGTGTGGCGTCCAAATTCATTGTCTTCCCCTTGGACGTGGCCAAGAAGCGGCTGCAGGTGCAGGGGTTCGAGTCTGCCCGTCAGAAGTTTGGCGTCACACAGCAGTATTCTGGGATGGCATCATGTCTAGTGCAGGTGGCACGGGATCAGGGGCTGAGGGGCCTGTACAAGGGCCTGACACCCGGACTGCTCAAGTCAGCGCTTATGGCTGGCTGCAACTTCAGCGTGTACGAGGAGGTGTGTCACCTGATGGCAGTGCTCAGGGCCAGATGGTGA